The following coding sequences are from one Bombus terrestris chromosome 14, iyBomTerr1.2, whole genome shotgun sequence window:
- the LOC100646200 gene encoding hexosaminidase D isoform X1, which yields MDALTFGSHRLVHLDLKGAPPRVCYFEKLFPLLRTWGATGLLLEWEDTFPYNRELSHIGSNGLSSLISGYTVQEARHILQIAGDCGLAVVPLVQTFGHMEFVLKHDEWRSLREVEHFPSSICPSNPRTLSLVKTLIRQIVSFHPDIQYLHIGADEVWHLGLCSVCIKRAASSKYGKPSLYLEHILAIAQYVQETYPYLKIIIWDDMLRTIDLQVLNDHYIGKYVEPMIWHYNPRDNFALPHELWDKYTAVFPHIWAATAFKGATGSSQHVPIIRHHISNHEKWLEELGIHVNKVHEFRGTVFTGWSRYDHYATLCELLPTAIPSLALCLKVWLHGYSEQIHNQVAKNLGYIDHPLHITPQPRPAPIPSNLLFPGWQVAVGVEWFLNFRTKFHNIISSEQISTWMNPWQVANNYTNPMQLENLVPAFTELLLELSSLEGYLRFQMESIFFPSMIDEWIGTNIQPIKGKLMELKQTTENQIKINSRV from the exons ATGGACGCCTTGACGTTCGGCTCTCACAG GCTAGTTCACTTAGATCTCAAGGGTGCTCCGCCGCGAGTCTGTTATTTCGAAAAG TTGTTCCCATTATTAAGGACATGGGGTGCCACTGGACTTTTATTGGAATGGGAAGacacatttccatacaatcgaGAGCTTTCTCATATAGGAAGCAATGGATTAAGCAGTTTAATCAGTGGATATACGGTTCAGGAGGCCAGACATATCCTACAAATTGCAGGAGACTGTGGTTTAGCAGTTGTTCCATTAGTACAAACATTTGGTCATATGGAG TTTGTTTTAAAACATGATGAATGGAGGTCTTTGAGAGAAGTGGAGCACTTTCCAAGCTCAATTTGTCCATCTAATCCAAGAACATTGTCTTTGGTAAAGACTTTGATTCGTCAAATAGTTAGTTTTCATCCAGACATACAGTATTTGCACATAGGTGCAGATGAAGTTTGGCATTTAGGTCTTTGCTCAGTTTGTATAAAACGTGCTGCATCTAGCAAATACGGAAAACCATCTCTGTACCTGGAACATATTTTGGCTATTGCACAATATGTACAAGAAACATATCCCTACTTAAAGATTATCATATGGGATGATATGTTAAGAACGATAGATTTACAGGTTTTGAACG ATCATTACATCGGGAAGTATGTGGAACCTATGATCTGGCACTATAATCCCAGGGATAACTTTGCTCTACCTCATG aaCTGTGGGATAAGTATACTGCAGTTTTTCCCCATATTTGGGCGGCTACTGCATTTAAAGGTGCTACTGGATCTTCCCAACATGTACCGATTATAAGACACCATATAAGCAATCATGAAAAATGGTTAGAAGAATTAGGTATACATGTGAATAAAGTTCATGAATTTCGAGGAACAGTATTCACTGGGTGGTCAAG GTATGATCATTATGCAACATTATGTGAATTATTGCCTACTGCAATACCATCATTAGCATTATGCTTGAAAGTCTGGCTCCATGGTTATTCTGAACAAATTCACAATCAAGTCGCTAAGAATTTAGGATATATAGATCATCCTTTGCATATAACGCCACAACCAAGACCTGCTCCAATACCTAGCAATTTGCTTTTCCCTGGATGGCAAGTTGCAGTAGGAGTAGAAtggtttttaaattttcgaactaaatttcataatattatttcCAGTGAGCA AATATCCACATGGATGAATCCGTGGCAAGTTGCAAATAATTACACAAACCCTATGCAGTTAGAAAATCTAGTGCCCGCTTTTACAGA aCTACTATTAGAATTATCTTCCTTAGAAGGATATTTAAGATTTCAGATGGAAAGCATTTTCTTTCCATCAATGATCGATGAATGGATAGGTACAAATATTCAGCCCATTAAAGGGAAGCTTATGGAATTAAAACAAACCACGGAGAATCAAATCAAGATAAATAGTCGAGTTTAG
- the LOC100646200 gene encoding hexosaminidase D isoform X2 — MRNTAQFSYMHTVIYIYLFPLLRTWGATGLLLEWEDTFPYNRELSHIGSNGLSSLISGYTVQEARHILQIAGDCGLAVVPLVQTFGHMEFVLKHDEWRSLREVEHFPSSICPSNPRTLSLVKTLIRQIVSFHPDIQYLHIGADEVWHLGLCSVCIKRAASSKYGKPSLYLEHILAIAQYVQETYPYLKIIIWDDMLRTIDLQVLNDHYIGKYVEPMIWHYNPRDNFALPHELWDKYTAVFPHIWAATAFKGATGSSQHVPIIRHHISNHEKWLEELGIHVNKVHEFRGTVFTGWSRYDHYATLCELLPTAIPSLALCLKVWLHGYSEQIHNQVAKNLGYIDHPLHITPQPRPAPIPSNLLFPGWQVAVGVEWFLNFRTKFHNIISSEQISTWMNPWQVANNYTNPMQLENLVPAFTELLLELSSLEGYLRFQMESIFFPSMIDEWIGTNIQPIKGKLMELKQTTENQIKINSRV, encoded by the exons ATGCGTAACACGGCACAGTTTTCATATATGCATACcgtcatatatatatac TTGTTCCCATTATTAAGGACATGGGGTGCCACTGGACTTTTATTGGAATGGGAAGacacatttccatacaatcgaGAGCTTTCTCATATAGGAAGCAATGGATTAAGCAGTTTAATCAGTGGATATACGGTTCAGGAGGCCAGACATATCCTACAAATTGCAGGAGACTGTGGTTTAGCAGTTGTTCCATTAGTACAAACATTTGGTCATATGGAG TTTGTTTTAAAACATGATGAATGGAGGTCTTTGAGAGAAGTGGAGCACTTTCCAAGCTCAATTTGTCCATCTAATCCAAGAACATTGTCTTTGGTAAAGACTTTGATTCGTCAAATAGTTAGTTTTCATCCAGACATACAGTATTTGCACATAGGTGCAGATGAAGTTTGGCATTTAGGTCTTTGCTCAGTTTGTATAAAACGTGCTGCATCTAGCAAATACGGAAAACCATCTCTGTACCTGGAACATATTTTGGCTATTGCACAATATGTACAAGAAACATATCCCTACTTAAAGATTATCATATGGGATGATATGTTAAGAACGATAGATTTACAGGTTTTGAACG ATCATTACATCGGGAAGTATGTGGAACCTATGATCTGGCACTATAATCCCAGGGATAACTTTGCTCTACCTCATG aaCTGTGGGATAAGTATACTGCAGTTTTTCCCCATATTTGGGCGGCTACTGCATTTAAAGGTGCTACTGGATCTTCCCAACATGTACCGATTATAAGACACCATATAAGCAATCATGAAAAATGGTTAGAAGAATTAGGTATACATGTGAATAAAGTTCATGAATTTCGAGGAACAGTATTCACTGGGTGGTCAAG GTATGATCATTATGCAACATTATGTGAATTATTGCCTACTGCAATACCATCATTAGCATTATGCTTGAAAGTCTGGCTCCATGGTTATTCTGAACAAATTCACAATCAAGTCGCTAAGAATTTAGGATATATAGATCATCCTTTGCATATAACGCCACAACCAAGACCTGCTCCAATACCTAGCAATTTGCTTTTCCCTGGATGGCAAGTTGCAGTAGGAGTAGAAtggtttttaaattttcgaactaaatttcataatattatttcCAGTGAGCA AATATCCACATGGATGAATCCGTGGCAAGTTGCAAATAATTACACAAACCCTATGCAGTTAGAAAATCTAGTGCCCGCTTTTACAGA aCTACTATTAGAATTATCTTCCTTAGAAGGATATTTAAGATTTCAGATGGAAAGCATTTTCTTTCCATCAATGATCGATGAATGGATAGGTACAAATATTCAGCCCATTAAAGGGAAGCTTATGGAATTAAAACAAACCACGGAGAATCAAATCAAGATAAATAGTCGAGTTTAG
- the LOC100650376 gene encoding ubiquitin carboxyl-terminal hydrolase 22: protein MSDHGCIHLNNFKAAKGIQPYKVIHSYFVTSTSTEARVRKAVSCLCHTCKTYKDRLHSCLHCIFFGCYVKGHIQEHAKTKKHFLAVDLCYGNILCFQCGDYVYDRELLAVAKAQWSESAKSLSFGEFYRSWEPTQIEAELLRKHPRRRRVVENSTIGLRGLINLGSTCFMNCIVQALIHTPLLRDYFLADRHHCPQPTRCLVCEVSHLFQEFYSGSKAPLTLHKLLHLIWTHARHLAGYEQQDAHEFFIATLDVLHRHCEAAPILVKDNPHHCNCIIDQIFTGGLQSDVVCQACNGVSTTIDPFWDISLDLGPAASASGSDSSGPPTSLLDCLERFTRAEHLGSSAKIKCSNCQTYQESTKQLTMKQLPIVASFHLKRFEHSSIQDKKICTFISFPEQLDMTPFMSHRRNGNNNSAMIDGLPKNGEDMAFSDNRYSLFAVINHEGSLETGHYTAFIRQQRDQWFKCDDHLITRARLKDVLTSEGYLLFYHKQILEYGRNTKV, encoded by the exons ATGAGCGACCATGGCTGCATACACTTGAATAATTTCAAAGCAGCCAAGGGTATCCAGCCATACAAAGTGATACACTCCTATTTTGTGACCAGCACGTCGACCGAGGCACGCGTAAGAAAG gCTGTTAGTTGTTTATGTCACACATGTAAGACATATAAAGATCGCCTACATTCTTGTCTTCATTGTATATTCTTTGGCTGCTATGTAAAAGGTCATATACAAGAACATGCAAAGACGAAAAAGCATTTTTTAG CTGTTGATCTTTGTTATGGAAATATCTTGTGCTTCCAATGTGGGGATTATGTATATGATAGAGAGCTATTAGCCGTTGCTAAAGCACAGTGGAGTGAATCTGCAAAGTCATTGAGCTTTGGAGAATTTTATAGATCATGGGAACCAACACAGATAGAGGCGGAATTATTGAGAAAACATCCACGCAGAAGGCGCGTGGTCGAAAATTCTACCATAG GTTTAAGAGGACTTATAAATCTTGGAAGTACATGTTTCATGAACTGCATAGTACAAGCTCTCATACACACACCACTGTTGAGAGATTACTTTCTTGCTGACCGACATCACTGTCCACAGCCAACACGTTGCCTGGTCTGTGAAGTATCCCATCTTTTTCAGGAATTTTACTCGGGTAGCAAAGCACCGCTGACGCTTCATAAGCTTCTCCATTTGATCTGGACACATGCTAGACATTTAGCAGGTTATGAACAGCAGGATGCCCATGAATTCTTTATAGCCACGCTCGATGTTCTACATAGGCATTGTGAAGCAGCACCCATCTTAGTAAAAGATAATCCACATCACTGTAACTGTATCATTGATCAGATCTTTACTGGTGGACTTCAGAGTGATGTGGTTTGTCAGGCGTGCAA TGGGGTGTCTACTACGATAGATCCATTCTGGGACATATCTTTGGATTTGGGTCCAGCGGCTAGCGCATCAGGTTCCGATAGTTCTGGTCCTCCTACCTCGTTATTAGATTGTTTGGAAAGGTTCACGCGGGCTGAACACTTGGGATCTAGCGCAAAAATAAAGTGTAGCAATTGTCAGACGTATCAAGAGAGTACCAAGCAATTGACTATGAAGCAACTCCCTATCGTGGCCAGCTTTCATTTAAAAAGATTCGAGCACTCTAGTATACAGGACAAGAAGATCTGTACGTTCATCTCGTTTCCAGAACAATTAGATATGACTCCATTCATGTCGCATAGACGGAACGGCAACAACAACAGTGCAATGATAGATGGACTGCCAAAGAATGGGGAAGATATGGCGTTCAGCGACAATAGATATTCTCTATTCGCGGTAATAAATCATGAAGGATCTTTGGAGACTGGACATTACACTGCCTTCATACGGCAGCAGAGAGATCAATGGTTTAAATGTGATGATCATTTGATCACAAGAGCAAGGTTAAAAGACGTCTTGACTAGCGAAGG GTATCTCCTTTTTTATCATAAACAAATTTTGGAGTATGGTCGAAACACCAAGGTGTAA
- the LOC100644309 gene encoding protein yellow — MKSSAFLLLLVTMTTCHEPFQVVFQWNTIDVIWPSEEKQNYAIEHGDYIPANNFIAGIKFWKGKMYLTVPRWKNGVPVTLGVTSATVVNGNTAPKLEAFPNWDMQEIGDCNAFQLVQSMEIDPKGRMWVLDSGKMSPLSVEVKITCPPRLVILDLENNGEILRTYEFPPQVARHGTAHLNDIVLDHEDGGMAYITDSDREDPGIIVYSLSNNTSWKVRHDSMKAKPEAVRFMVSKNLINMPISVDGIALSPASVEDRQVYYSPLSSFHLYSIPTSVLKSNLSNVDEYVKELGKKISQTDGMMMSAKGALYFGLLADDAVAMWDTKQSFTTGQRVISRDHERMQWPDTFAFDENGNFYCVTNSFQNILTNRVNTSVPNYRIVRAKTAVKSYQYLEDGTAPEQPEIPTSVANRISLAVASVSTILLAFAVV, encoded by the coding sequence ATGAAGAGCTCAGCGTTTTTGCTGCTCCTTGTTACCATGACCACGTGTCACGAACCATTCCAAGTGGTCTTCCAATGGAACACGATCGACGTGATATGGCCGTCAGAAGAGAAACAAAACTATGCGATTGAACACGGTGATTACATTCCAGCTAACAATTTCATAGCTGGTATCAAATTTTGGAAGGGTAAAATGTATCTGACGGTACCAAGGTGGAAAAACGGGGTACCAGTGACGCTGGGAGTCACTTCTGCAACCGTGGTGAACGGCAATACCGCCCCTAAACTGGAAGCTTTCCCTAACTGGGACATGCAGGAAATTGGAGACTGCAATGCTTTCCAGTTGGTCCAAAGTATGGAAATCGATCCAAAAGGACGTATGTGGGTACTTGATTCTGGGAAGATGTCACCTCTCTCTGTAGAAGTGAAGATCACCTGCCCACCAAGACTGGTGATCCTGGATCTCGAGAACAACGGTGAGATTTTACGAACCTACGAGTTCCCTCCACAAGTGGCTCGTCACGGTACAGCCCACCTGAATGACATTGTCTTGGATCACGAGGATGGTGGCATGGCGTATATCACAGACAGTGATCGCGAAGATCCAGGCATAATCGTCTACTCCCTCAGTAACAATACTTCGTGGAAGGTCAGGCATGATTCTATGAAAGCTAAACCCGAAGCAGTAAGATTCATGGTCTCTAAGAATCTCATTAATATGCCTATATCCGTCGATGGGATTGCTCTGTCTCCGGCAAGTGTTGAAGACAGACAAGTATACTATTCACCACTGTCTTCCTTCCATTTGTACTCTATACCAACATCGGTGTTGAAGAGCAACCTAAGCAACGTAGATGAGTACGTTAAGGAATTGGGAAAGAAAATTTCTCAAACCGATGGAATGATGATGTCAGCCAAGGGAGCGTTGTACTTTGGACTGCTGGCTGACGATGCTGTAGCTATGTGGGACACTAAACAGTCGTTCACTACTGGCCAAAGGGTGATCTCCAGAGATCATGAAAGAATGCAGTGGCCGGATACATTTGCGTTCGATGAGAATGGTAACTTTTACTGTGTCACCAATTCCTTTCAAAATATACTGACCAATCGAGTAAACACCAGCGTGCCGAACTATCGAATAGTCAGAGCGAAAACTGCAGTCAAGAGTTATCAGTATTTGGAGGACGGAACCGCACCGGAGCAGCCGGAGATACCCACTTCAGTTGCAAACAGGATTAGTCTCGCCGTTGCTAGCGTATCAACCATTCTGCTTGCTTTCGCCGTAGTGTAA